Part of the Aquamicrobium lusatiense genome is shown below.
CATGCGTGCGGTCTCCGTTGGTGAAGATGAAGCGGCGGCCCGGCAACTGGTGGATGGCTGCGCCCAGAACCGGATCCGGCACGAGCCACGAATAGTCGATGTCGTGGACCTTCATGAGGAAGTCGTCGGGATCGATGTTGTAGCGCTTCATCAGCCCGTTGAGCGTGGTGCCGTGTTCCCGGTAGAGTTCCTTCTGGAGCACGCGCGCATCTTCGCGCGACAATGTCAGCAGTTCCGATACATAGGATGTCATCCGCACATCGATCTGCGAGAACAGATTAGTGTGGTGCGGATAGAGCGTGTTGTCCAAGTCGAACACCCAGTCGGTGACGTGGGCAAATCTGGAAGCGTCTGGAATCTGTGTCATGATCGGCCTTATGGCATAAAATCCAATTGCTGGGTGTATATTCATCAACCGTTCAGGCACGATGAAGTCCATACACGAACTGGTGGGGCAAATTTTTGCCAGCATGGAAATCTGAAGTTCAGAACTTGTTGCCATAAGACCGGCAATCGAGGGGTGGGTATGCGTCGTGTAATCTTCAAGGGCTTTTGCGTAGCGGTCGCCTCGGCGGGCGGCTCCGTCCTTGTTGCCGCGCTGGTGTTGTCGTTTTTCGACGCCACCGTCGGCAGCCTGGGCCTTTTGATGTGCATCGTGTGTCCTCTCGTCATCGCCTGGCCGGCGAGCGCCCACATGTTCTGGCAGAACGAGAAGCTTCAGGCGGCCCATCGCGATCTGTCGCGCGCACATGCCCAGCTTGCAGCGGCGCATCGGCGTCTGGCGGAGAAGGCGCGCCATGATGACATGACCGGCATGCTCAACCGCGAAAGCTTCTTCGGCGTTCTGGAGCGCTCGCGCCGGAAGACCGACTCCGGCGCCCTGCTGATCATCGATGCCGACCATTTCAAGTCGATCAACGACCGGTTCGGCCATCTGGCCGGCGATGAGGCGCTGCTCCAGATCGTGGCTGCCCTGCGCGGCGGCGTGCGCAGCGGCGATGTGCTTGGCCGCATCGGCGGCGAAGAATTCGCGGCTTTTCTCGTGGGGGCGAATGCGGAAGAAGCAACCCGCGTTGCCGAGCGTATCCGCCAGCAGGTGGAGATGATCCGCTTCCGCGTCGAAGGCGACCGGATAATTCCGCTCACCGTTTCCATCGGGGGCACCGTCTGCGTGCCGGGTGCAAGCGTTTCGGAAATGATGCGCGCGGCAGACCGGCGGCTCTACGAAGCCAAGAACCGGGGCCGCAATCTGGTGATCTTCGGTTCCGACAAGAAGGACACCGAGGCGGCCTGAAAGCGCCGCATTGTGCCGGAGTGTTTCCCGGAAAAGTGGAAACGCTTTTCCGGTTCGGAAACGCGACAAACCAAAGACTTCGAGCCGTTCAGTGATTCCGTGAAGCACTGAACGGCTCTAGACAGAAAAAACGCCACCTGAAACAATTCCGGTGGCGTTTCCCAAAAAAGCTGTCAGGGCACGATCAGCGTGCCCGCGCCATGTTCCGTGAACAGTTCGAGCAGCACGGAATGGGCGGTCTTGCCATTGAGGATGACCACGCCTTCCACGCCGCGCTCGATCGCCTCGATGCAGGTTTCCACCTTGGGGATCATGCCGCCGGAAATGGTGCCGTCGGCGATCAGCTTGCGCGCCTGCGACACGGTCAGCTCGTCGATCAGCTTCTTGTCCTTGTCGAGCACGCCGGGCACGTCGGTCAGGAACAGAAGGCGGGTGGCGTTGAGCGCGCCCGCTATGGCGCCGGCGAAGGTGTCGGCGTTGATGTTGTATGTGTGGCCGTCGCGGCCGGGCGCGACCGGGGCGATCACCGGGATCATTTCCGAGCGGGCCAGAAGGTCGAGCAGGGTGCGGTCGACTTCCACCGGTTCACCGACAAAGCCGAGATCCAGCACACGCTCGATGTTGGAATCGGGGTCCTTCACGGTCTTGCGCGCCTTCTGGGCGAAGACCATGTTGCCGTCCTTGCCGCACAGGCCGATGGCCCATTCGCCTTCGGCGTTGATGAGGGCGACGATCTCCTTGTTGATCGAGCCGGCCAGGACCATCTCGACGATCTCGACAGTCTTCTGGTCGGTGACGCGCAGGCCCCCCTCGAATTTGGATTCGATGCCCATGCGCTCCAGCATGGAGCCGATCTGCGGACCGCCGCCATGCACGACGATCGGGTTGACGCCCGACTGTTTGAGCAGGGCGATGTCGCGGGCGAAGGCGCGGCCGAGTTCGATGTTGCCCATGGCATGGCCGCCATATTTCACCACCACGGTCTTGTTCTCGTAGCGCTGCATGTAAGGCAGCGCCCGCGAAAGAAGCGCTGCCTGCATTTCGGCGTTGGCGTCCGGTTCCGTCATTCGTCCAGTTCCCATGGCTTGAAGGGTCGGCGCGTCTTAGCTGGAAACCGGGGCGCGGGCAAATGTCATGAGCGGCGATCGCTGCCGTTTTCTCAGGCTTTGCCCGAGGACGGGGAGGCCTCCTCGCCCTGCCTGCGCGCCATCAGGGCAATGCCCAGTGCAAGGGCCGCGACCAGCGACGCGGCCAGCCCATAGGCCGCCAGCGCGCCCGTGTCGAAGGCGGCGCGGGCCGCATCCGTCAGCCGTGCAGCGGTGTCCGCCGGCAAGGTTTCGGCGGCAAGCAGCGCCTGATCGATGCTGTCGCGCACGAGCGAACCCGGCGCGATCTCCGCAGGGGTCGTCAGCGTGAGACTGTAGATCGCCGCCACCAGGCTGCCCAGTATGGCAACGCCCAGCGTGCCGCCCAGCTCATAGGCAACCGATTCGACAGAGCCTGCCATGCCGGCCCGGTTCTCCGGGGCGTTGATCATGATGGCGGTAGACGCCGCCGACATGGCGCCGCCGGCGCCGAGCCCCAGCAGGGCCAGCATCGCCGCCTGCCACAGGAAGGGAGCGTCTGCCGACAAGGCCAGAAGCAACAGGCCGAGCGCCGTTATGGTCATGGTCGCGGCCAGCATGCGCTCCATACCGACCCGCATGAGCACGGACCCCACGAGGGGACCGGCCACGATGGCGGCAACGGCGATCGGCAGCAGGAACAGGCCCGCCTGCAAAGGCGAGTAACCGCGTGAGAGCTGCAATTGCTGGCTGAACACGAATTCCACGCCCATCAGCGCAAGGCTGGCGATGAGCGCCGCCGCCGTGCCGGCGGCAAAGCGTCGGTTGCGAAACAGCGTGAAGTCGATCAGCGGCGAGGGCAGACTGAGCTGGCGCCGGCAGAACAGCCAGCCGAACAGCAGGCCGATGCCGGCAGCGGCGAGCGCCTGCATGAAATCGGCGTCCGGCTTCATGGCTTCCTTCAGGCCATAGATCAGGCCGACCAGCGCGACCGTCACCAGCGCCGAGGTCCAAAGATCCCAGTGGCGTTGCGGGTCGCCGGGATAATCCGGCACATAGCGGCGGGCCAGCACCAGCGCGACCAGCACCACCGGGACGTTGATGAGAAACACCGATCCCCACCAGAACCAGCCAAGCAATGCGCCGCCGATCAGCGGACCGATGGCGGCGGCACCCGAGGCGATCGAGCCCCATATGCCGATGGCGACGGCGCGTTCGCTGTCCTCCTGAAAGGTAAGGCGCAGCAGGGAGATCGTCGCCGGCATCATCATCGCCGCGCCGACGGCCAGCAGGGAACGCGCCGCGATCAGCAGCCCGGCGGTCGGTGCGAAGGCAGCCATCAGCGAGGCTGCGCCGAACACCACCAGCCCCCACATGAAGACGCGGCGATGGCCGATGCGGTCGCCGAGCGTGCCGAAGCCCGGCAGCAGTCCTGCCATCACCAGCGAATAGGCGTTGATCATCCACAGTTTCTGGGAACTCGTCGCGTCGAGATCATGCACCACGCGCGGCAGCGCCGTGTGCAGCACCGTCATGTCGATGCTGATCATGAAAAGCGCACTGGAGACGATAGCCAGCACGATCCACCTGGAAGACATGGGAACACCTGAAGCGTCGGTTTGAATAATTCAATACGTATGTATTTATAAGAAGCCTGAATCCATTCCGAATCTGGCGGAAATCAGGCATCCTTTTGTAAATTCGTCAGCATGCTGTCGATTTCGTTCTCCAGTCCCTTCCAGGCTGCATCGGTGAAGGTCATAAATCCAAAGCCGCGCATCATGAATGCGCCTTCCACTGCCATCAGTGCCATAAGCAGGCGTCGGTGATCTTCGCGGGCAAAATCGAGACCATCGAGGCGCGCAGTACATTCCCTGCGATAGCGTTCCATCTGCTCGGGTGACTGCATGAGAACCGCCATCATGACGGCAGAGCGATCAAGGGAGGCCTGATCGTACTCCTCCTGCTGGATGATCTTTATCTGGGCGCGTAGTATGGTGGCATGGTCGGTGCTTCCACCTGTCATGGCTGCCACCTGCGCGTCGTAGTCCTCGCTCCAGCGATCGTACATAGCTGCGAGAAGGTGTTCCTTGGTGGCGAAGCTGTATTGAACACCGCCATTGGTGATGCCCGCTGCGCGGGCAAGGGCCGCCACGGTCAGCGCTGCGGCACCGCGCTCGCGAACGATGGCCTCGGCGAGGTCGAGCAGCCTGTCACGATCGATTTTCTTGCGGCGGGACATGGCGGATCCCGTCAGGACCAGTTGAATTCGAGCGTCTCGCGGAAGGCGTAGCGCACGATATGGGCTTCCACCACCCGGTTCAGCTCGGGCAGGCGCTCTGCATCGTCGGCTTCGATCCGGACATCGAGCTTGCCGGGGCTGGCGGTCAGCGTGATCACTTCACCCTCGGCGAATTTGATACGTCCCTGCTGCGGATCGAAATTCACCTCGAAGCGGTGGGACCAGTGCTTGCACAATTGCTGCAGGTAGCGGCTGCCATTCTCAGTGGCGACGATTGCGCTGGATACCGGCATGGTGAACCTTTCTTATGTCGATCGGCAAACTCAGTTTTTCATTCCATACGTACGTAATGCATTTTGCACATGCTTCAATGACTTTCGGCCAAGGTGACTATTGCCGCGGGGCCGTGATACGCACATGTTCTGCATAACGGTCGGGAGCGTGAATGATCAGCGAGGAGCAATTTCTGACGTCGGTGTTCTGGGCGCGTGAACTCCCGCCCGACGAGCAGGAGCGGGCACGGCGCGGCATCACCTTTCGCACCATCGAATCGGGCCGCTATTTCATTCATCGCGGTGACCGCATCGACAACTGGATCGGCGTCGTCAGCGGGCTTCTGCGGCTGGGATCGATCACCACCTCCGGCAAGGCTGTGACCTATGCCGGCCTGCCGCCGAGCTGCTGGTTCGGGGAGGGCTCCCTGCTCAAGGATGAACCGCGCCAGTATGACGTTCTGGCGCTTCGCCGCACGCAGCTTGCCCTGCTCAACCGGGCCACTTTTTTCTGGCTGTACGAGAACAGCGTCGCCTTCGACCGGCTTCTGGTGCGACTCATCAACGAGCGGCTCGGCCAGTTCATCGCGCAGGTCGAGCATGACCGTACACTTGATTCGGCTGGCCGCGTGGCGCGCAGTCTGGCGTCGCTGTTCAACCCGGTGATCAGCCCGTTCATGGGCACGCAGATCGAGATCAGCCAGGAAGAAATCGGCCTGCTGGCGGGCGTGTCGCGCCCGGTCGCCAACCGTGTTTTGCAGGAACTGGAAAAAGCCGGCCTGCTGCGCAGCGAAGGCGGAACGGTAACGATACTGAAGCTGGAAGAGCTGCGCTTCTACGGCGAATAATCCATCGCCTTCAAGGAGTTATGTGATCCGCCCGTTCATCGTAATCGTGAAAGTCACACATATCTCCGTCAGAATACATTCAACAATGCGTTCTGTCTGTCAAGGCGGCAGTTGAAAAACTGCGTCTGTGCTTGCAAGCTCTGTCCAACAGTCGGGATCAGCACCCGCGACAAAGCATCGGGTCGAAGGAGGAGCCGCTTTTCGGTTTTGTCCGTTGCTTCGTCAAAGTGCTGGAACGTCCTTCATGCGGCCATCAGGCTGAAGGGCGGTCCGGCAGGAAATCAGGAGGAGTTGCCTTGGCACCAGGGAGTGAGATGCCAATGCCCGATACGTTTGCCAAGCTCTTGTGCGAGCACGCTCGTGTGCGGCCTGACCGCCCGGCGATGCGTCACAAGGATCTGGGTATCTGGCACACATGGACATGGCGCGAAATGGCCGAAGCCATCCGCGCCTATGCGGCGGGACTGCGCAATCTCGGTCTTGAGCGCGGAGCGACGGTTGCCGTGATCGGCGAGAACCGGCCGGCCATGTACTGGACCATCCTTGCAGCCCAGTGGCTGGGCGCCATTCCGGTGCCGGTCTATGCCGATGCCGTTGCAGACGAGATGGCCTATGTCCTCGACCATGCCGAAGTCGGCTTCGCCGTGGTGCAGGACCAGGAGCAGGTCGACAAGATCCTGACGATCCAGGAGCAGGTGCCGAAGCTGCGCGTGGTGCTCTATGACGAGCCGCGCGGCCTGCGCGATTATGATCACAGCCGCCTTCACGCCGTTGCCGACATCATCGAAAAGGGGCGGAAGCTGCTGGCCTCCGATGCGCAGTTTGCCGCTGCCATCGATGCGGAGCGCGATCGCGGCAGCGCCGATGACATTTCCATCATTCTCTACACCTCCGGCACCACCGGGCGTTCCAAGGGCGTGCTCCTGTCGGCCGGCCGCTCCATCGCTGCCGCGCGCGATACGGTGACGTTCGACAAGCTCACGGATCGCGACGAGGTTCTGGCCTATCTGCCGCTGGCATGGGTGGGCGACCACTATCTCAACTATGCGCAGTCGCTGGTGTCGGGTTTCTGCGTCGCCTGTCCTGAAAGCCGCGAGACGGTGGAAACGAACCTTCAGGAGATCGGGCCGAGCTTCTACTTCGCGCCGCCGCGCGTGTTCGAGGCGCTGCTGACCCGCGTCACCATCCGCATGGAAGATGCCGGCGCGCTGAAGCGGCGCATGTTCAACTATTTCATCGGTTTTGCCCGGCGCTGGGGCGAGAAGATTCTCGATGGCGAAAAAGTGCCGTTTACCGCACGCCTCGGTTACGGGCTCGGCAATCTGCTGGTCTATGCGCCGCTGAAGAACGTGCTCGGCTTTTCCCGCATCCGCGTGGCCTACACGGCAGGCGAGGCGATTGGTCCCGACCTCTTTTCTTTCTACCGCTCGCTCGGCATCAATCTGAAGCAGCTTTACGGCCAGACCGAAGCCTTCCTCTATGTGACCGCCCATCCGGACGGCCATATCCGCGTCGGCACGGTGGGCCCGGCGACGCCGAATGTCGAAATCCGCATCAACGAGGATGGCGAGGTTCTGTATCGTTCGCCCGGCCAGTTCATCGGCTATTACAAGGACGATGAGCGCACTGCCGAAACCGTGACCGAGGACGGCTATGTGCGCACCGGCGATGCCGGCTTCTTCGACGAGGACGGCCATCTCACCATCATCGACCGCGCCAAGGATGTGGGACGGCTGCGCTCTGGCGCGATGTTTGCGCCGAAATACATCGAGAACAAGCTGAAGTTCTTCCCGAACATCAAGGAAG
Proteins encoded:
- a CDS encoding GGDEF domain-containing protein; amino-acid sequence: MRRVIFKGFCVAVASAGGSVLVAALVLSFFDATVGSLGLLMCIVCPLVIAWPASAHMFWQNEKLQAAHRDLSRAHAQLAAAHRRLAEKARHDDMTGMLNRESFFGVLERSRRKTDSGALLIIDADHFKSINDRFGHLAGDEALLQIVAALRGGVRSGDVLGRIGGEEFAAFLVGANAEEATRVAERIRQQVEMIRFRVEGDRIIPLTVSIGGTVCVPGASVSEMMRAADRRLYEAKNRGRNLVIFGSDKKDTEAA
- a CDS encoding pyrimidine 5'-nucleotidase codes for the protein MTQIPDASRFAHVTDWVFDLDNTLYPHHTNLFSQIDVRMTSYVSELLTLSREDARVLQKELYREHGTTLNGLMKRYNIDPDDFLMKVHDIDYSWLVPDPVLGAAIHQLPGRRFIFTNGDRTHAERAARQLGILDHFDDIFDIVAADLTPKPDVRTYEKFTSLHSVIGDNAVMFEDIARNLAVPKQMGMTTVLVVPNNFEPTFSEIWESDPDHEDDVDYVTDDLAGFLEKIIAAR
- a CDS encoding DUF2218 domain-containing protein — its product is MPVSSAIVATENGSRYLQQLCKHWSHRFEVNFDPQQGRIKFAEGEVITLTASPGKLDVRIEADDAERLPELNRVVEAHIVRYAFRETLEFNWS
- the argB gene encoding acetylglutamate kinase, with protein sequence MTEPDANAEMQAALLSRALPYMQRYENKTVVVKYGGHAMGNIELGRAFARDIALLKQSGVNPIVVHGGGPQIGSMLERMGIESKFEGGLRVTDQKTVEIVEMVLAGSINKEIVALINAEGEWAIGLCGKDGNMVFAQKARKTVKDPDSNIERVLDLGFVGEPVEVDRTLLDLLARSEMIPVIAPVAPGRDGHTYNINADTFAGAIAGALNATRLLFLTDVPGVLDKDKKLIDELTVSQARKLIADGTISGGMIPKVETCIEAIERGVEGVVILNGKTAHSVLLELFTEHGAGTLIVP
- a CDS encoding MFS transporter — its product is MSSRWIVLAIVSSALFMISIDMTVLHTALPRVVHDLDATSSQKLWMINAYSLVMAGLLPGFGTLGDRIGHRRVFMWGLVVFGAASLMAAFAPTAGLLIAARSLLAVGAAMMMPATISLLRLTFQEDSERAVAIGIWGSIASGAAAIGPLIGGALLGWFWWGSVFLINVPVVLVALVLARRYVPDYPGDPQRHWDLWTSALVTVALVGLIYGLKEAMKPDADFMQALAAAGIGLLFGWLFCRRQLSLPSPLIDFTLFRNRRFAAGTAAALIASLALMGVEFVFSQQLQLSRGYSPLQAGLFLLPIAVAAIVAGPLVGSVLMRVGMERMLAATMTITALGLLLLALSADAPFLWQAAMLALLGLGAGGAMSAASTAIMINAPENRAGMAGSVESVAYELGGTLGVAILGSLVAAIYSLTLTTPAEIAPGSLVRDSIDQALLAAETLPADTAARLTDAARAAFDTGALAAYGLAASLVAALALGIALMARRQGEEASPSSGKA
- a CDS encoding AMP-dependent synthetase/ligase, translated to MPDTFAKLLCEHARVRPDRPAMRHKDLGIWHTWTWREMAEAIRAYAAGLRNLGLERGATVAVIGENRPAMYWTILAAQWLGAIPVPVYADAVADEMAYVLDHAEVGFAVVQDQEQVDKILTIQEQVPKLRVVLYDEPRGLRDYDHSRLHAVADIIEKGRKLLASDAQFAAAIDAERDRGSADDISIILYTSGTTGRSKGVLLSAGRSIAAARDTVTFDKLTDRDEVLAYLPLAWVGDHYLNYAQSLVSGFCVACPESRETVETNLQEIGPSFYFAPPRVFEALLTRVTIRMEDAGALKRRMFNYFIGFARRWGEKILDGEKVPFTARLGYGLGNLLVYAPLKNVLGFSRIRVAYTAGEAIGPDLFSFYRSLGINLKQLYGQTEAFLYVTAHPDGHIRVGTVGPATPNVEIRINEDGEVLYRSPGQFIGYYKDDERTAETVTEDGYVRTGDAGFFDEDGHLTIIDRAKDVGRLRSGAMFAPKYIENKLKFFPNIKEAVAFGQDSDFVTCMLNIDLTAVGNWAERNNIPYASYQELAQRPEVYAICAGHVEEVNRSLATEPRMAAAQIRRFLILHKELDADDGEMTRTQKVRRGFIAERYKPLVDALYNGAEAADISTEVTFEDGRKGVISARVKIADAATVETGTLEAAA
- a CDS encoding TetR/AcrR family transcriptional regulator → MSRRKKIDRDRLLDLAEAIVRERGAAALTVAALARAAGITNGGVQYSFATKEHLLAAMYDRWSEDYDAQVAAMTGGSTDHATILRAQIKIIQQEEYDQASLDRSAVMMAVLMQSPEQMERYRRECTARLDGLDFAREDHRRLLMALMAVEGAFMMRGFGFMTFTDAAWKGLENEIDSMLTNLQKDA
- a CDS encoding Crp/Fnr family transcriptional regulator, encoding MISEEQFLTSVFWARELPPDEQERARRGITFRTIESGRYFIHRGDRIDNWIGVVSGLLRLGSITTSGKAVTYAGLPPSCWFGEGSLLKDEPRQYDVLALRRTQLALLNRATFFWLYENSVAFDRLLVRLINERLGQFIAQVEHDRTLDSAGRVARSLASLFNPVISPFMGTQIEISQEEIGLLAGVSRPVANRVLQELEKAGLLRSEGGTVTILKLEELRFYGE